The proteins below come from a single Hippocampus zosterae strain Florida unplaced genomic scaffold, ASM2543408v3 HiC_scaffold_280, whole genome shotgun sequence genomic window:
- the LOC127594840 gene encoding LOW QUALITY PROTEIN: N-acyl-phosphatidylethanolamine-hydrolyzing phospholipase D-like (The sequence of the model RefSeq protein was modified relative to this genomic sequence to represent the inferred CDS: substituted 5 bases at 5 genomic stop codons) produces MTTREIPPPGADLDSELPVLTPEFGCREGELRFTWLGHSTAVISTSTLNFLIDPVFAQRCSPVSFAGPERLRPVPCKIEXLPRIDVVLISHDHYDHWDDAALQRIKRPEQTRVHLRPGQCLDWTEYVXLEIWGEKVRITFVPVCHWGRRSVNDFNKRLWGGFVVDLPXKGRFFYSGDTGYCDVFKEIGEYFGGFDLAVLPIGAYHPRXLLKPQHVDPSEAVTIHKXLKSKQSVGVHWGTFPLGYEHYLAPKKDLAESLEKQGLKPHEFRALCHGESLAVKL; encoded by the exons ATGACAACAAGGGAAATCCCGCCTCCCGGTGCGGACTTGGACTCTGAACTGCCTGTCCTCACGCCTGAGTTTGGCTGCCGTGAGGGGGAGCTGAGGTTCACATGGCTGGGTCACAGCACTGCCGTCATTTCCACTTCGACTCTGAACTTCCTGATCGACCCGGTCTTCGCCCAGCGTTGCTCTCCGGTCAGCTTCGCAGGCCCCGAAAGGCTGCGCCCCGTCCCCTGCAAGATCGAGTAGCTGCCTCGCATCGATGTCGTCCTGATCAGTCATGATCACTACGACCACTGGGACGATGCCGCCCTCCAGCGTATCAAACGACCTGAACAAACCCGTGTTCATCTCCGGCCTGGACA GTGCCTGGACTGGACGGAGTACGTCTAGCTTGAGATCTGGGGCGAGAAGGTCAGGATCACCTTCGTGCCGGTCTGCCACTGGGGACGCAGAAGTGTGAATGACTTCAACAAGCGCCTATGGGGCGGCTTCGTGGTGGACCTGCCCTAGAAGGGAAGGTTCTTCTATTCCGGCGATACTGGCTATTGCGACGTCTTCAAGGAAATCGGTGAATATTTTGGAGGCTTCGACCTGGCGGTGCTGCCGATCGGGGCGTACCACCCCCGCTAGCTGTTGAAGCCGCAGCATGTAGACCCCTCGGAGGCTGTGACCATCCACAAGTAGCTCAAAAGCAAGCAGTCGGTAGGCGTTCACTGGGGCACCTTCCCCCTCGGCTACGAGCACTACCTAGCACCCAAGAAGGACCTGGCCGAATCCCTGGAAAAGCAAGGCCTCAAGCCACACGAGTTCCGGGCGCTCTGCCACGGCGAGTCTCTGGCGGTCAAGCTGTGA